GCCATCACGAACGAGAACGGCACGCCGGCCAGATAGTCGCAGCTTCCGGAGACGGTAAAGCCGATGCGATCTCGCGTCAGGCCCGACGAAGCGACGGCCTCGGCGACGACCGGCATCAGGATCTCGACTTCGTTGTGCACGATGTCGCGGCGCACGGACGGCGCCTGGGCAAAGGAAATCACGGCGACGTCACGCATCAGAGATGACTCCAGTTCAACCGCATCAGAGATGATGCTTGTTCCATACGCATCAGAGATGCTCCTTGAACGACTCGTAGGATGCGTCCGGTTCGCCGGTCGGGCGCATGTACTTGATGTTTTCGAGCGACGGCTTGCGCTCGGACGGCTCGCACCAGACCGCTTCGACGCGCATGCCCATGCGCACGTCTTCGACCGGACATTCGGCAAGCAGGCAGAAGAACGGAAGATCCGCGCCGTCGAGCACCACCGATGCGCAGACGTACGGAATCTCGACTGCCTGTCCGTAGAACGGCAGGTTCACAACACAGAACGTCGTCACGGTGCCCTTGCTCGACAGCTCGACCTGTTCCCTGGTCGGGATCGCGCACGTCGCGCACGATCCGCGCGGCGGCATGTAGACCTTGCCGCATTGCGGACAGCGCTCCGCAAGGATGCGCCCTTCCATCATGCCCTTGAGGAAACGCGCCGGCGCTTCGCCCGGAGTGATCGTGAAATCCAGGCGGCTCGGGATCGTCACCATCTTGATCGGAGCCGGAAGCTCGCGTTTTTCGGTCGTCGAAGCTTGTCCGCTCACGATGCGGCTCCTTCGGGCTCGAAGCATTCGATGTCGGAAATCATTCCGACGCGCTCGGGTTTCCAGCGCGCCTTGACGCGCATGCCGGTCTTCATGCGGTCTTCGCTGCCCGCGTCCACGGCGT
This sequence is a window from Candidatus Limnocylindrales bacterium. Protein-coding genes within it:
- a CDS encoding Zn-ribbon domain-containing OB-fold protein, with the protein product MSGQASTTEKRELPAPIKMVTIPSRLDFTITPGEAPARFLKGMMEGRILAERCPQCGKVYMPPRGSCATCAIPTREQVELSSKGTVTTFCVVNLPFYGQAVEIPYVCASVVLDGADLPFFCLLAECPVEDVRMGMRVEAVWCEPSERKPSLENIKYMRPTGEPDASYESFKEHL